The window GGAGAGCGGCAGGGTGGTTATGCATGCCTGCGGACACCAAGCCGAGTAGCGCCCACGCGGTTTGCGAAGGCGTTTCGCGCCCTTGGCCGCGGAGCGTCGGATCGGCGTAGCTGTCGGGGGATTCGCCCCAGCCGCCAGATGGTTGCTGGTGGGCGATCAGCCAATTCGCGGCGGCCACAATCATCGGATCGTGCGACGATATGCCGACCGCCGTCAAGCCGACGATGGCTTGCCACGTGCCGTAGATGTAATTCACGCCCCAGCGGCCAAACCAACTGCCGTCGGGTTCTTGGGTGCGTCGGAGGTAATCGACGGCGCGATCGATCGCCCCATCGCCAAGCCGCTTGCCCATGTTCGCTAGCGATTCGATCACGCGGGCCGCCAGATCGGGCGAACTGGGGTCGATCATCGCGTTGTGATCGGCGAATGGCACATGGCAGAGAAACTCGGCGGTGTTGTCGCAGTCGAAAGCGCCCCAACCGCCGTCTTTATTTTGCATCGCGAGCAACCACTGCAAGCCGCGTTGCGTGGCCCCGTTGATGTCGTCGAGCATCATCGCTTTGCGCCTGGCATCGGGCAGAGTTGCGGCCGTCGTTTCGGCAACCAATCGCAGCGGCGGCGGCAGTGAAGGCGAGCGCGCGTGTGGCTCGGCGAACGATTCACGCAGTGCGAGCATGACCATTGCCGTATCGTCGCAATCGGGGTAGTACGGATTCCCAAATTCAAAGCACCAGCCGCCGGCTTGGGCTTTCACCGTCGTGGCCCAATCGCCGCGAGTGCGAATTTCCTGGGCGAGCAGCCATTGCACGCCCCGTTCGGCCGCCGGATGATCGGCGTCGACGCCGCTGTCGGCCAGCGCACGCAGGGTGATGGCAGTATCCCAGACGGGCGACTTGCACGGCTGCAACCGGGCGGAATGCTCGGCTTCAATCACGAGGCCCCACAGGCGCTCGCGGCAGTATTTCATTTCAGGCGATTCATCGCCGTGGCCAAGACAGCGCAGCGCAACAATACTCCAAATCATTGGCGGAAAGATCGCTCCCAGGCCGTCGCTGCCGACAAAGCGATCGACCATCCACCGCTTGGCGACGTTGACCGCCTTCTTTCGCAGCGGCATCAGCCGATGCTGTTGCAAGAACTTGAAGGTTCGGTCGGTCCAGTGGAAAAAATGTTCCCAGCTAATCAGCCGCTTGCTGTGTTTGAGGCCGGGGCAGCGCGGATACGGCCACTGGAGCGGATCACTGAGGAACAGTTCGCGAATGCCGCGATCCGGTTCGATCTTGCGCACCGGCTGAAACGCCGACATGATCGACAGTGGCACGAGAATCGTCCGCGACCAGGCGCTAATCGAATAGAGGTTTACGGGGAACCACTTCGGCAGCAGCAAGAACTCTGGCGGCACGTTCGGGCAGGCATCGTAGGGGATTTGGCCCAGGAATGCCAAGTAAAATCGAGTAAAGCTATTAACCGCGTCGGCGCCGCCGTTGGCTAAAATTGCCGCGCGGGCGCGCTGCATGTATTCGGCCGATGGATCGTGGCCAGTGAGCTTGAGCGAGAAATAGGCCTTCACGCTCGCGCTGATGTCGATTTCCCCGCCAGGGTATTGAGTCCAATAGCCTTCGGAAGTCTGCTTTTCGAGCAAATACTGTACGCACTTCTTCGCCAACGGCGTACGCTCTTCACCCAGAAACGCCAACAACAACAAGAACTCACTTTCGAGGATGGTGTCGCCTTCCAGTTCCGCAACCCAGTAGCCCTCAGGGTGCTGCTGCGAGATCAGCCATTGCTGGGTGCGAAAAATCGCTTGTCGCAGCGAGCCGCCAAAATTTTCGGGGGTCGCTTGCGGGTGCGGAAGATGGAGAGCGGAAACAGGCAAATCGCCTGGAAGACTCGTGCTGGAGGTGCTCGCGGCGAGTGATTCTTGCAACATACGGTGTCTTCCCTGACACGCGGTGGGTGAGTGCGGGCAAGTAAATGTGCGCTTCACGCTGGGCCGTAAAGGCAAAAGCGGGAAAGCTGGACTGCAGAGGAGTGCGCTTTCCAACGCCTTGGAGACGAGAAGCTTAAGTCAATGCGCGCGGCCAGACAATACCAGTGAAACGGCGCAACTTAGGAAATCGTCATCAAATGCTAGCAACGGGCGTAAGCTGGCGAAGCCGCGTAAAGTTTAACGCGCGGCCTCGCATAATTTTTGCACGCAGTCGAGTCGCGATAGGTTATCCATTACGAGAATTCAAACCCAAGCAAGCCGCATGTAGTAACTACGATCAACCCATATTCGCTGCGCAACGAAGCCAAGTGGATCGGAAGACCAAAAAGATTTTTTCATCGACCGACGAAAATTCCAACGCTCACCCGAGCATCCGGCAGCCTCGATCGGACACGCGTATTAACTCAGTGCCGTTTCGATGTCGCACTCAATCGCTTTGGGAGAGGTCGTTGGGGCATAGCGATGAACGACCTTGCCTTGGCGATCGACGAGGAACTTGGTGAAGTTCCATTTGATGGCTTCGGTGCCGAGAATGCCGGCCTGCCGCGATTTCAGGAACACGTAGAGCGGATGCGCGCCGTCGCCGTTGACCTCGATCTTGGCAAACATCGGAAAGGTCACGTCGTAGGTCGTCGAGCAAAACTCGCGAATCGCTGCTTCGTCCCCCGGCTCTTGATGGCCAAACTGGTCGCAGGGAAAGCCAAGCACGCAAAAACCCCGATTTTGGTACTTGCGATAGAGTGCCTCCAGCCCCGCATACTGCGACGTAAACCCGCATTGGCTGGCGACGTTCACGATCAGCAGCACTTGGCCGCGGAAATCGGCCAGCGATTGTTGGCGACGGTCAATCGTGGCAACGGCGATGTCGTAGAGCGGCATGGAGCAAGTTTACCCTGATGGAAGATTCTCGACAAAGCCCTGGTCAAGTCTCGAACGCTGGTGGAAACCTGCCGCAAGAATCGTTATCTTGACACTGATTTTCGAGGTCGATTCGCCAGCCATCATTACCCCGCCATTGTGAGAGATTCATGCAACTACGACGAACGTTCGCTCTAGCTCTGATTTCTGTCGTGCTGGTCGTCGCTCTGGGCATCGCGATCGCGCAAACGGTCGATCTTCGTTCCGCCGCCGCGGAGGATCTGCCGAAGACGTCGCCTGTCTCGATCAGCAGCGACCCAGCGCCGGTGAAGATCGAACGGGCATTTCCCAACCTGACGTTCGAGCGGCCGATTTTTCTGACCTATCCGCCCGACGGCACCAATCGCATTGCCGTCGTATCGCAATACGGCAAGCTGTTTCTGTTTGCCAACGATCAACGCGTCGAGCAGCCGGCGCTGTTGCTCGATATCGTCGAGCGTGTCGAATACAAGGACCGAGAGAACGAAGAGGGGCTGCTCGGTTTGGCGTTTCACCCCAGGTTCAAACAAAACGGCGAGTTGTTCGTTTATTACACTGCCAAGGGGGGCCTGAAGTCGGTCATCTCGCGATTTCGTCTGTCGAAAGACAATCCACAAATCGTCGATCCGCAGTCGGAAGAGATCCTGCTGGAAATCAAGCAGCCGTTTTGGAATCACAACGGCGGCACGATCGTCTTCGGACCCGACGGCTATCTTTACATTGGCCTGGGAGACGGCGGCGCGGCCAACGATCCGCACGGCAACGCGCAGAATATCGGCACGCTGCTTGGAAAAATCTTGCGCATCGACGTCGATCACCACGACCTCGGCCAAAAGTACGCCAGTCCGAAGGATAACCCGTTCGTTGATGTGCCCGACGCGCGCCCGGAAATTTGGGCGCTGGGCATCCGCAACGTCTGGCGAATCGCCTTCGATCGCGTCACCGGCAAACTATGGGCCGGCGAAGTCGGTCAGAACACTTGGGAAGAAATCGACATCATCGAGCGCGGCGGCAACTACGGCTGGAACCTCCGCGAAAGTTTCCACAAATTCACCGAGTTCAATCTGCCGCCCAAGCCAGGTCCGGTCCCCGCGAAGATCGTCGGCAAACCGATCGATCCAATCTTCGAATATCACCATGACCTGGGCAAATCGATCACCGGCGGCAACATTTATCGCGGGAAACATGTGCCGGCACTGGTGGGCAAGTATCTATTTGCCGACTACGTTTCCGGCGAAGTTTACGTGCTGACCTACGACGAAACGATCGGCAAAGCGACGGCCGTCCACAGGATCGACCCCAAGCAAATGCCGGTGTTCTCGTTCGGCGAAGATGAAACGGGCGAGACCTACTTTTTGACCACGCAGGGGACGATTCACTGGTTTCGACCCGAGTAGTTGCCCCGCGTGAGACAAAGGCCGCGATGGTCCGCAACGAATCCACGATTCGATCAGAACGGTCGTGGAGCAATTCCGGGAGCCAATGCCGGCTCGATTGGCGACCGTTCCACCGGCCGGCCGTTGCCGTGTCGGATCAGGCGGATCGACACGTTGTCGATTGCGGCTTCGCCGATGCCGGTCAAGGCAAAGGTGACGGCGAGCGGGCCGTGCTGTGTGGCGGCTCGATAAAGGACAAATTCTCGCCACTCCTTGGTGTCGTCGATGCGTTCCGCCAGGGCATCGCCGCCCAGCGAGTCGATAATCATCAGCCCGTCGACGCTGCCGCTGATTTTCGTTGGCACCCGCGCTTGGCCGCGGATGCACACGACGTCTCCCGCTTCTAGTTGCACCGGCGCACTCGTCACCCACAGCGGCGGCGATTCGACCAGCGCCGGTGGAGCGTCGGCCTTTTCAGGCAGCGCTTGCAGGCGCAAGCAGAAGCGACCCGACGACGGCGCTAGCGGCGAAAGCTCGACCGAGGTTGTCAGTTGCGGCTGGGGATGTTCGAAATTCCGCCAGCCGGCCGTAAGCATGACTTGTAGATCTTCGAACTCGCCACCCACGAGCAAATTTTCTCCGCCGACAGCGCTGGCGAGCAACGCCGCGAAGTTTAGTTGATCGGGAAGCGTCGCAAAGCATGTCGCCAGCGGGCTGGCGATCGGCGAACTAAGCTCCGAAGTCGCTCGGTTCCAAACTTCTCGCCGCCAGCGCGCCGGAGCGACCGCCGCATTGCGGGCCGCGAAATATGCGTTTTCCCAATTCTTGGCGGCTCGCCATTGGTCCGACGCTGCAAGAGCCGTGCGGGCCGCGTTGAAGGTTACGGCCGCCGGGGGCAATTGAGAGTTTGCCGCCATCCGGGATTGAACTTGTTCCGTATCGGCGAGCATCGCCATGGCCAATTCACGTTGCAGCACTACCGCCCGTGGAGTGAGAGCCTTCACGCGCTCCGTCATCGACTTCACGGCGATTGGATCGGAGGTAATCATGGCCAGCGCCGTGAGTGGAAAATCTTCGATCAACACCGATGTGCCACCGACGATCCGTTCGCGCCGAATTTCCCGCACACCGGCGAGCGTCACTTCGTACACGGCATGCGATTCTGGCACGCCCGCCACCGTGAACGATGCGCCAGCCGCCTGCATCGGTGCCGGCTGAGGAACATACTGCGAGCCTTTTGGGCAGCGCATCGCGACGACCATTTTGGTTCCATCGGCTCCGATCATCACGCCGCGCAAGTTCGGATCGCGCGAGGAAATGGGTGTCGGCGTACTGCCGGCGGCACCCCACGGTTCGAGTAGCTCCAGCTCCAAGTTGAGCAGCGCCAGCGAAAATCCACGAATTCGCGTCGCGTTATCGGCGGCGTCTAGTCGCGACGATGAGGCAAATTCCACTGCCCGCACGCCGGCCGAAAAAACTTGATAGGTAAGCAGGCGCAGCGCATCGGCATCGATCGTCGGGTGGGGCGTGCCGGGTCCGCCGAGCGACTTTACTTGCGCGACAATGGTCGGCGATGGCTCGGTTTGAATGACGGTCCACAGCGGTTTGCCGGGCCTGGCCAAACGCGGGCGCTCTTTCAACCACGAACCGTAGTCGAACAACTCCAAATCGCTCCCCAGCGGAAAACGATGAACCGACAAGATCGGCACGTGCGACGTGTAGTTGAACAGCTCTTCCTCGGCATCGCAAACGATCGGCCGATTCATGGACCGGTCGGCCGTGGCAAGTTGCTTCGCCATTGCGGCGACTCGGGGCACATCCTGCGCAGCCAAACCCGAGCCCAAATGCCACGCCAAGACGCGATCGTACTGCGGCCCGATCTCCTGGGCGTCGCGGGCAATCGCAGCCTGCCCGTACGAGGCGTTCTGCCCGTGCGAATTGACAAGTGGATTTTGACTTGCCGCTCGAGGCGCCCTGCGCACCGGCAGCCCCGACATGCCTGGACCACCCGATGGTTCATCCGTATTTTGCCAAATGTCTTGAGGCGGGGGCGCGATCAGCCACATTCCCGTTTGGCGGGCTTCATCGAGCAACTCTGGCGTTGGCGGAGAAGGGATTCGAACCGCATTGAACCCCAATTCCTTCAACCAAGTAAGCGGCTCGCCTTGCGATTGGATGATTCGCGGAAAAAATGGTCGCCCGTCAACGTAGAGAACCGTGCCGCGTAGCGCAATTTGCCCCACGGCGTTCGTGTCGCCGGTCGGAGACTTGGTCGTGATGTTGGCCGCTTCGGTTGGGCCGGACGATTGTGCCGATGGCATTCGTGGCACCAGCCCCGCCACTTCCAAATCGTCGATCAGCGTGGACGTCACGTCGCGACCGCCGTAGGCATTGAGCCACACCTGGTCGATGTATGCCTCGCGTACA is drawn from Pirellulales bacterium and contains these coding sequences:
- a CDS encoding glutathione peroxidase; this encodes MPLYDIAVATIDRRQQSLADFRGQVLLIVNVASQCGFTSQYAGLEALYRKYQNRGFCVLGFPCDQFGHQEPGDEAAIREFCSTTYDVTFPMFAKIEVNGDGAHPLYVFLKSRQAGILGTEAIKWNFTKFLVDRQGKVVHRYAPTTSPKAIECDIETALS
- a CDS encoding squalene--hopene cyclase; protein product: MLQESLAASTSSTSLPGDLPVSALHLPHPQATPENFGGSLRQAIFRTQQWLISQQHPEGYWVAELEGDTILESEFLLLLAFLGEERTPLAKKCVQYLLEKQTSEGYWTQYPGGEIDISASVKAYFSLKLTGHDPSAEYMQRARAAILANGGADAVNSFTRFYLAFLGQIPYDACPNVPPEFLLLPKWFPVNLYSISAWSRTILVPLSIMSAFQPVRKIEPDRGIRELFLSDPLQWPYPRCPGLKHSKRLISWEHFFHWTDRTFKFLQQHRLMPLRKKAVNVAKRWMVDRFVGSDGLGAIFPPMIWSIVALRCLGHGDESPEMKYCRERLWGLVIEAEHSARLQPCKSPVWDTAITLRALADSGVDADHPAAERGVQWLLAQEIRTRGDWATTVKAQAGGWCFEFGNPYYPDCDDTAMVMLALRESFAEPHARSPSLPPPLRLVAETTAATLPDARRKAMMLDDINGATQRGLQWLLAMQNKDGGWGAFDCDNTAEFLCHVPFADHNAMIDPSSPDLAARVIESLANMGKRLGDGAIDRAVDYLRRTQEPDGSWFGRWGVNYIYGTWQAIVGLTAVGISSHDPMIVAAANWLIAHQQPSGGWGESPDSYADPTLRGQGRETPSQTAWALLGLVSAGMHNHPAALRAVDYLVNRQNLDGTWDETEFTGTGFPRVFYLRYHYYRIYFPLIALSRWTKAADWKMQVENCNLHS
- a CDS encoding PQQ-dependent sugar dehydrogenase; translated protein: MQLRRTFALALISVVLVVALGIAIAQTVDLRSAAAEDLPKTSPVSISSDPAPVKIERAFPNLTFERPIFLTYPPDGTNRIAVVSQYGKLFLFANDQRVEQPALLLDIVERVEYKDRENEEGLLGLAFHPRFKQNGELFVYYTAKGGLKSVISRFRLSKDNPQIVDPQSEEILLEIKQPFWNHNGGTIVFGPDGYLYIGLGDGGAANDPHGNAQNIGTLLGKILRIDVDHHDLGQKYASPKDNPFVDVPDARPEIWALGIRNVWRIAFDRVTGKLWAGEVGQNTWEEIDIIERGGNYGWNLRESFHKFTEFNLPPKPGPVPAKIVGKPIDPIFEYHHDLGKSITGGNIYRGKHVPALVGKYLFADYVSGEVYVLTYDETIGKATAVHRIDPKQMPVFSFGEDETGETYFLTTQGTIHWFRPE